Proteins co-encoded in one Arachis stenosperma cultivar V10309 chromosome 7, arast.V10309.gnm1.PFL2, whole genome shotgun sequence genomic window:
- the LOC130939767 gene encoding uncharacterized protein LOC130939767: MNDKKPTENDEASSKNDATLNKDGQEKPEEGEKQPQISRKGKQIMEESSQGHKQVEKTFTPPLPYPQRFNKKTKDQYFPIFLEVFKKLKIISKKRSCHEKETIMLTQECSAVIQRGASINLIPYSMMRKLCIEEVKPTQMSLELVDKSLVFPKGVIKNLLVKVDKFIFPADFVILDLGEEGSDSIILGRPFLATTRAIIDVKQREFTLRVHDERITLNVFPEAQSITEKESCIEVDKEDL; encoded by the exons ATGAATGACAAGAAGCCAACTGAGAATGATGAAGCTAGCAGCAAGAATGATGCTACACTCAACAAGGATGGTCAAGAGAAGCCTGAAGAGGGAGAGAAACAGCCACAAATCTCAAGGAAAGGGAAGCAAATAATGGAAGAATCATCTCAAGGACATAAGCAAGTGGAGAAAACTTTCACACCTCCCTTGCCATACCCTCAAAGGTTCAACAAGAAAACCAAGGATCAATACTTCCCCATATTCCTTGAAGTTTTCAAGAAATTGAAAATTATCAGTAAGAAGAGAAGCTGTCATGAGAAGGAGACCATTATGCTCACACAAGAGTGCAGTGCTGTAATTCAAAGAG gggccAGCATTAATCTAATTCCCTATTCCATGATGAGAAAACTATGCATAGAGGAGGTAAAGCCCACACAGATGTCACTAGAGCTCGTGGACAAATCATTGGTGTTTCCCAAAGGAGTAATTAAAAACCTTTTGGTCAAGGTGGATAAGTTCATATTCCctgcagactttgtgatcctaGATCTAGGGGAAGAAGGGAGTGACTCCATTATCCTGGGGAGAcccttcttggccacaacaagGGCCATAATAGATGTTAAGCAAAGAGAGTTCACCCTGAGGGTACATGATGAAAGAATCACTCTGAATGTCTTTCCAGAGGCACAATCTATTACTGAAAAAGAAAGCTgcatagaggttgacaaggaaGACTTGTAG